Proteins encoded by one window of Candidatus Obscuribacterales bacterium:
- the hslO gene encoding Hsp33 family molecular chaperone HslO, translating to MADQLIRATAADGGIRAVGVITTRLADEARRRHNLSYVASAALGRTMSAGLLLASSMKRPESRVNIRINGDGPLGGIFVDAGLDGTVRGYVDCPSVELPPNDRGKLDVGTAVGRNGYLYVVRDVGYGYPYSSTVNLVSGEIGDDITAYLVNSEQTPSALVLGVFVSAEGVTASGGLLIQVLPKAARDEALVEKLEARVSALSGFTPLLRASKTLPQIFEELLGDMGLVHLPGTQMLNFHCGCSFERMLGALKLLGEDELKDMIVKDDGAEATCHFCNEVYRATSHQLEQVISELKTESSG from the coding sequence ATGGCAGATCAGTTAATTCGAGCAACCGCAGCCGATGGAGGGATTCGGGCCGTTGGTGTCATCACCACCCGTTTGGCAGACGAAGCAAGGCGGCGACACAACCTATCCTATGTAGCCTCAGCAGCTCTGGGACGCACTATGTCTGCCGGTCTACTCCTAGCGTCTAGCATGAAGCGTCCAGAATCCCGGGTCAATATTCGCATCAACGGCGATGGTCCCTTGGGAGGGATTTTTGTCGATGCGGGTCTCGATGGCACGGTACGCGGCTATGTAGATTGTCCTTCCGTAGAGCTGCCCCCTAATGATCGCGGTAAATTGGACGTGGGCACTGCTGTGGGACGCAATGGCTACCTCTACGTGGTGCGAGACGTGGGCTACGGTTATCCCTACTCCAGTACCGTGAATCTCGTCTCAGGGGAAATTGGGGATGATATCACCGCCTACTTGGTGAACTCTGAGCAGACTCCGTCAGCCTTGGTCTTAGGCGTCTTTGTCAGCGCCGAAGGGGTGACCGCGTCGGGGGGGCTGCTGATCCAAGTGTTGCCCAAGGCCGCTCGGGACGAGGCCCTTGTGGAAAAACTAGAGGCGCGAGTGTCTGCTCTTTCGGGGTTTACACCGTTACTGCGGGCATCTAAAACCTTACCGCAAATCTTTGAAGAGCTCCTAGGCGATATGGGACTCGTCCATTTGCCCGGCACCCAAATGCTGAACTTTCACTGCGGCTGTTCCTTCGAGCGGATGTTGGGAGCCTTGAAGTTGCTTGGAGAAGACGAACTCAAGGACATGATTGTTAAAGATGATGGTGCAGAGGCCACCTGTCATTTCTGCAATGAAGTCTACCGGGCCACCAGCCACCAGCTAGAGCAGGTGATCTCCGAGCTGAAAACGGAGTCCTCGGGGTGA